ATGACAACCCTCCGGCACAGCCCCGCCACCGACACCCGCCTCAGCCTCTGGCACCGCCTCGCCACCGACACCCGTTACACCCTGCTCGGCCTGCCGGCGGCCCTCCTGCACTTCGCCGTCGTGGTGGCCGGAGTCTCGGCCGGGCTCGGCACCGCGGTCGTTTTCGTCGGCCTGCCGATCCTGGCCGCCACCGCCGCGGCGGCCAGGAACCTGGCCGACTTCGAGCGCGTGGCCCTGCCCGGCGTGCTCGGCCGCCCCGTGGCCCGCCCGCCCTACCCGCCGGCCCCGGCGTGGGCGGGCTGGTTCCGCCGCACGATGAACCCGCTGACCAGCGGGCAGGCCGTGCTCGACCTGCTCTACGGCATCGTCGCCTTCCCGATCTCGCTGGCCGCCTCCGTCGTCACCGCCGTCTGGTGGGCCGGCACGCTGGCCGGCCTCACCTTCCCCCTGTACGGGTGGATCATCGCCGCCCTGCCCGGCGTGAACCTGACGCTGCCCGAGCTGCTCGGCCTCGGCGGCGGCGACACGACGTTCGTCGTCTTCAACACCGCGATCGGCGTGCTGTTCGCGCTGACCCTGGTCCCGGTGGTGCGCGGCGCGGCCCTGGTCAAGGCGAGCCTGGCCCAGGCCATGCTGACCCGCGCCCCGCTGGCCGCCCCCGCGCCGATGCCGGCCGGGATGACAGCCGGCTGAAGGGCCTATAACGTCACAGATGTTGATCATCAGGTCCATCTGGGGCGGTGCTCGTGCGGTCGTGGTCGCAGCTTCCTGCCGGCCGGGTGGTCCGGCTGGTCGCGGACGCCGAGGCCGTGGCCTTGAGCATCGACCCGCTGCCGCCGGACGCCCCGGCCATCCTCACCTACCTTCCCGGCGAGGTGCGATCGCTCACCGGCATGGTCGCCTCGGTCCTGCGCGAGCTGGACGAGGCGGCCATCGCGCTGTTCCCTGCCTGGCTGCCGGAGGCCTCCGGGATCGAGGGCGCCGGGGGTGCGAACGTGGCGGCCGTCCGGTCGCTGGCGCTGCGCAGGGCGGCGGCCAGCGAGCACTACGGCCCGTTCCTCGCCGAACTAGCGGCGAGGGCACTGGCGGCGCGGGCACTGGCGGACTCAGCAGGGCGGGCGCCGACCGGCTCGGCAGCACGGGCGCAGGCTGACTCGCCGGTGCGGGCGCAGGCCGGGTCGGCCGGCGGGTTCGGGCCGGAGGTGCGGGTGGCGGGCCTGGCCAGGGTGCTGGCCGACAGCTTCGGCAGGGCCGGGCTGGCCGTCGTGGTCCGCGTGCCCGCGGGGCTGGCGCCGGCCGCACAGGAGGTGCTCGTCGCGGGTTGTGAATGGCTGGCCCACCGGGCGCCGGCCGGGGTGTGGCTCACGGGCGCCCCGCTGGACGCCGTCGACCGGGTGGAGACGGTGCAGCCGCGGCTCCCCCGGCCAGGGCTCGCCACCCCGCCCGCCGACCCCGGCGGCACGCCGCCCCGCATGCTCTACCCGGCGATAGCAGGCAGGCCGCACCCCGGCAGCCCCAGCGAGCAGGCCCTGGAAGCGGCGCTCGCCGGATGCGCGTGGGCGTCAGGCCGCGCCTGGAACCAGGCGTACCAGCCGCACCCCCTGGCCACCCCCGTTCGCCTGGACCTGCTCTGGGAGAAGGAACGGTGCGTGGTGGAGATCGACGGGCCCGACCACCGCGGCGCCGCCAAGTTCGCCGCCGACCGGCAGCGCGACGTGCGCCTCCAGCTCGATGGTTACGCCGTCCTGCGCTTCCTCGATGTTCAGGTACTGACCGACACGGAAACCGTGATCCGCCAGATCGCACAGTTCCTGCGGAGCCGCCGCAGGACGGAAGGATAAGAGATGCCGCACAACGGGCTTTCACTCCCCGACTTCTCGGCCATGGTGGTGCTGGCCGTCGAGGCCCGTGAGATCTCCAACACCGAGCTCAAGCAACGACACAGACTGACGATCGACGGCCAGAAGCGGCATCGGCTCAACGCCTTGAAGCTGGTCGAGAGCAGGAAGCCCGGCCGGGTGTTCCTGCACGTGCTCACGGACGCCGGCTGGGCACGGCTGGCGGAGGACCTGCGCACGGGCAACATCCCGCCGCAGACGGGCTCGTCCGGGGCGATGGCGCGGGCGCTGCTGGACTGGCTGCCCCGCTACATGCGGCGCACGGACCAGAGCCTCGCCGAGGTCTTCCAGCCGGACGACGAAAGCGGCGAGACGGACGACCTCCCGGCAGGCGACCTCCCGGCAGGCGACCTCCCGGCAGGCGGCCTTCCAGCGGGCGACCCGGCGGCGGGCGACCTCGAGTCACGTGTCCGCGGCGCGTACGCCGAGCTGGCCGCGAGCCCCGGCACGTGGGTGGGGCTGGCCGGCCTGCGGGAGCAGCTGGCCGACGTGCCGAGGGCGCAGGTGGACGAGACCTTGACCCGCATGGAACGGCTCCCGGACGTGAACCTCGTCCCCGAGTCGAACCAGAAGACGCTCACGCCCGCCGATCGCGAGGCCGCCGTCCTCATCGGCGGCCAGCGCAAGCACCTGCTGTGGATCGGCCCCGCATGACGGGCGGCGTGCCCGACCTGGCCGCGCTGACCTTCAACTACACCGAGAGCGCCGACGACGTGTGGCGTCATTCGGCGTACCACGTGGCGGGGTTGCACGGCGCCTCCACGAGGATCCTGCGCGACGGCCTGGCCGAGGCGGCGCACCACCCGGAGGTCAGCCCCATCGGCGTGGTCATCCAGGGGCAGCGGGGCACGGGCAAGACGCACCTGCTCGGCTGGGCCCGGGCGCAGGTGCAGAGCCAGGGCGGCTACTTCGTCCTCGTGGGGCTGCTGGACGCCAGGGGCTTCTGGGAGAGCACCATGGTGTCGATCCTGGACAGCCTGTCGCGCCGAGGGCCGGACGGCCAGGCCCAGCTCACGCTGTTCCTCGATCGCCTGGCCACGGAGACCGGCCTGACCCGCATGGCCAGGCGGGCCATCACCGGCAAGAGACCCGTCACCCGGGAGGAGCTGGACGCGTTCGTGGTGGCGCTGCGCCGCAGGGAGCCCCAGGTCGGCCGGGAGTGTCAGGACACCGTGCGGGCCCTGGTGCTGCTGGCCGGCGACGACCTCGGCCTCCAGGATCTCGGGGAGGCGTTCCTGTCGTCCGCGCCGGAGGGGGAGGCCGGCGAGCGCGCCAGGTGGGGCATCAGGCAGCTCGGCAGGTCGCCGCAGGAGATCGTCAGGGACGTCTCCCGCCTGCTGGCGCTCACCGGGCCGACGATCATCGCCGTGGACCAGATCGACCCCCTGGTGGCGCAGTCCTCGACCGCGACCGCGGGGGCCGTCCACGATCGCGGCGAGGCGCTGATGATCGAGCGCATCGCCGGCGGCCTCATGGCGCTGCGGGAGGTCACCCGCAGGACGCTGACCGTGGTGACCTGCATCCCCGCGACCTGGACGCTCATCGAGAACGTGGCGGTGGACACGGTGCGCGACCGGTTCAGGCAGGCGGTCCAGCTCAAGACCATCCCGGACGCGGAGACCGCCCGGGCCATCGTCACCAGACGCTTCGAGGTCCAGTACGGCGAGGCCGGCGTCAAGCCGCCCTACCCCACGTGGCCGGTGCGGCCCGAGGCCTTCGAGCAGGCGCCCGGCTTCACCCCGCGGGAGCTGCTCCGACGCATCGACCAGCACGTCCGCGCGTGCCTGCTGGACGAGGAGGTCAGGGAGCTCACCGGCTTCACCGCCGAGCAGGAGCCCACCACGCCCACCACGCCCACCACGCCCGCCACGCCCGCCACGCCCGCCGCGACGGCACCGCACCTGCCTCCCGAGGACCTGGGCGTGATCGACGCGCGGTTCGCGGAGCTGCGGGACGGCGGCCCGGCACCGCGCTTCGACCAGACGACCGAGGACGTGACGATGCCCGCGCTGCTGGCCGCCGGGCTGTCGGCGTGGATCGCCGAGCGCGGGGAGAGCGGCCTGGCCTTCAGCGTGGACCCGCCGCCCAGCCCGAAACCGCCGCTGCACGCCCGGCTGCGCCGCACCCTCGACGAGTCCAGGGAGGACGAGGTCCACTGGGCCTTCCGGGCGGTCTCCGCCGGGCACGGCAACGCGGCGCTGAACCGCATCCGCCGGGCGTCCGTGGCGGCGGGGCTGGATGCCGAGGTGCCGAAGCGGCGGCTGTTCCTGCTGCGGAACACGCCGTGGTCGCAGGGGGTGGCGACGCGGGCGGCCCTCAGGGAGTTCGAGCAGGCCGGCGGGAGGACTCTGCCGGTGAGCGAGAAGGATCTCCGGGTGCTCGCCGCGTTGCAGGTGCTGCTCGCGGAGAGCCCGCCGCACCTGGCGGCCTGGCTGGCCGAACGCCGGCCGACGTCCGGGGTGTGGTTCCTGCGGGAGGCGCTGGCCGAGGTGTGGAGCGTTCCTGGAGAGCGGACGACGGTCCCGCGTCCCGCGCCCGGAACCCCACAACCAGCGCCCGCGCCCGCGAACCCGCCCGCGGACCCGCCTGCGAACCCACGCTCGGCACCCTCGCCCGCAAGCCCGAAGCCGGCGCACGCGCCCGGAAGCCCGAAGCCGGCGCACGCGCCGGGAAGCCCGCAGCCGGCACCCGCGCGCTCGCCCCACTCCGGCTCGGTCGCCCCCGCGGCCCGCGCGCCGTCCCTCCCGATCGGCAGGAGGACGGCCGACGGCGCCCCCGTGACCCTGGCCCTGGAGGCACTCAGGAAACACGTCACGATCTTCGCCGGCTCGGGTTCGGGCAAGACCGTGCTCATCAGGCGCCTGATCGAGGAGTGCGCCCTGCTCGGCGTCTCCGCCATCGTCCTCGACCCGAACAACGACCTGGCCAGGCTGGGCGAGCGCTGGCCGCAGCCGCCCCCGTCCTGGGAGGACGGCGACGCCCGCCGCGCCGATGCCTACCTGAACGGCACCGACGTGGTGATCTGGACCCCCGGCAGAGCGGGCGGCCGCCCGCTGGCCTTCCAGCCGCTGCCGGACTTCAGAGGCCTGGCCGACGACCCCGACGAGTTCACCGAGGCGGTCGAGGCCGCGGTGGCGTTCATCGCGCCGCGCATCCGCCTCGACGCCAACACCGGCAAGGCGCAGCTCGGGCAGGCCGTGCTCAGGAAGGCGCTGGCGCACTACGGCCGCCGGGGCGCGACGAGCCTCAAGGGGTTCGCCGCGCTGCTGTCCGACCTGCCCGACGGCGTGAGCGAGCTGGCCAACGCCCCCCGCATCGCCGCCGAGCTGGCCCAGTCGCTGACCGCCGCCATGGACAACGATCCGCTGTTCGGCGGCGCCGGCACGCCGGTGGATCCCGGCCTGCTGGTGACCCCGCCGCCGGGCAGACGGGCGCGGGTGTCGGTGATCAGCCTGGTCGGGCTGCCCGCCGCGGAGCAGCGGCAGAGCTTCGTGAGCCAGCTGCAGATGGAGCTGTTCGTCTGGTTCAAGCGGCATCCGGCGCAGGACCGGCCGCTGGGCGCGCTGCTGGTGATGGACGAGGCGCAGACGTTCGCGCCCGCGACCGGCTCCGCGGCCTCGACCCGCAGCACCGTGCTGCTCGCCTCCCAGGCCCGCAAGTACGGCCTCGGCCTCGTCTTCGCCACCCAGGCGCCCAAGGGGCTGCACAACCACCTCCCCGGCAACTCGGCCACCCAGTTCTTCGGCCTGCTGAACGCGCCGATCCAGATCACCGCCGCCAGGGAGATGGCCCGGTCGAAGGGCGGCGACGTCCCGGACATCTCCCGGCTGCGGTCGGGCGAGTTCTACGTGGCGCGGGAAGGGAGCACGTTCGCCAGGACGCGGGTGCCCATGTGCCTGACGTGGCACCCCAGCTCCCCTCTGACGACGGAGGAGGTCATCGACAGGAGCCGGGCCGGCGAGCCACGCCGCGCGTGAGCTCGCCGGACCGGCTGACGAGTGAGACGCGCCTGCGGCGTTCAGCGCAGGGCGTAGGCGCGGATCACCTCCTGCGTCAGCGTGTTGCCGTCCGCGTCGGAGGCGTTGAGCCGCAGCGAGACGAAGCCGGAGCGCGACCGGTCGAGCGTCGTCCGGTAGGCCCCCTCACCCTGGGCCCGCAGGCGGGCCGGCCGCCAGGTGGCGCCGTCGTCGTAGGACACCTCCAGCGAGACGTCCTCGATGGCGCTCCGCCCGGCGCCCTCCTGGTGGCGCAGGGTCAGGCCCAGCGTGCGGGACCCGGCCCGGTTCGTCAGATCCACGGGCGCGTCGAACGAGGCCACCAGCAGCGGGATCACTGCGGTCTCCCGCTGCGAGGCGAACGTCCACACGGCCCTGGTGCGAGTGGACAGCTTCGCCCACGCCGACTCGTTCGCCACGTCGTACTCCATCCGGTACGTGGCCTTCTCCGGCACCAGCGTGCCCGACCCGGAGGGCAGGTAGTTCGTCTGCCAGAGCAGCGTGTCGCCCTGGTAGAGCCGGAAGTCGGTCTTCAGGCCGCGCTCGAACAGGCTGGTGTAG
The nucleotide sequence above comes from Nonomuraea gerenzanensis. Encoded proteins:
- a CDS encoding sensor domain-containing protein — protein: MTTLRHSPATDTRLSLWHRLATDTRYTLLGLPAALLHFAVVVAGVSAGLGTAVVFVGLPILAATAAAARNLADFERVALPGVLGRPVARPPYPPAPAWAGWFRRTMNPLTSGQAVLDLLYGIVAFPISLAASVVTAVWWAGTLAGLTFPLYGWIIAALPGVNLTLPELLGLGGGDTTFVVFNTAIGVLFALTLVPVVRGAALVKASLAQAMLTRAPLAAPAPMPAGMTAG
- a CDS encoding ATP-binding protein — protein: MTGGVPDLAALTFNYTESADDVWRHSAYHVAGLHGASTRILRDGLAEAAHHPEVSPIGVVIQGQRGTGKTHLLGWARAQVQSQGGYFVLVGLLDARGFWESTMVSILDSLSRRGPDGQAQLTLFLDRLATETGLTRMARRAITGKRPVTREELDAFVVALRRREPQVGRECQDTVRALVLLAGDDLGLQDLGEAFLSSAPEGEAGERARWGIRQLGRSPQEIVRDVSRLLALTGPTIIAVDQIDPLVAQSSTATAGAVHDRGEALMIERIAGGLMALREVTRRTLTVVTCIPATWTLIENVAVDTVRDRFRQAVQLKTIPDAETARAIVTRRFEVQYGEAGVKPPYPTWPVRPEAFEQAPGFTPRELLRRIDQHVRACLLDEEVRELTGFTAEQEPTTPTTPTTPATPATPAATAPHLPPEDLGVIDARFAELRDGGPAPRFDQTTEDVTMPALLAAGLSAWIAERGESGLAFSVDPPPSPKPPLHARLRRTLDESREDEVHWAFRAVSAGHGNAALNRIRRASVAAGLDAEVPKRRLFLLRNTPWSQGVATRAALREFEQAGGRTLPVSEKDLRVLAALQVLLAESPPHLAAWLAERRPTSGVWFLREALAEVWSVPGERTTVPRPAPGTPQPAPAPANPPADPPANPRSAPSPASPKPAHAPGSPKPAHAPGSPQPAPARSPHSGSVAPAARAPSLPIGRRTADGAPVTLALEALRKHVTIFAGSGSGKTVLIRRLIEECALLGVSAIVLDPNNDLARLGERWPQPPPSWEDGDARRADAYLNGTDVVIWTPGRAGGRPLAFQPLPDFRGLADDPDEFTEAVEAAVAFIAPRIRLDANTGKAQLGQAVLRKALAHYGRRGATSLKGFAALLSDLPDGVSELANAPRIAAELAQSLTAAMDNDPLFGGAGTPVDPGLLVTPPPGRRARVSVISLVGLPAAEQRQSFVSQLQMELFVWFKRHPAQDRPLGALLVMDEAQTFAPATGSAASTRSTVLLASQARKYGLGLVFATQAPKGLHNHLPGNSATQFFGLLNAPIQITAAREMARSKGGDVPDISRLRSGEFYVAREGSTFARTRVPMCLTWHPSSPLTTEEVIDRSRAGEPRRA
- a CDS encoding endonuclease domain-containing protein; the encoded protein is MLVRSWSQLPAGRVVRLVADAEAVALSIDPLPPDAPAILTYLPGEVRSLTGMVASVLRELDEAAIALFPAWLPEASGIEGAGGANVAAVRSLALRRAAASEHYGPFLAELAARALAARALADSAGRAPTGSAARAQADSPVRAQAGSAGGFGPEVRVAGLARVLADSFGRAGLAVVVRVPAGLAPAAQEVLVAGCEWLAHRAPAGVWLTGAPLDAVDRVETVQPRLPRPGLATPPADPGGTPPRMLYPAIAGRPHPGSPSEQALEAALAGCAWASGRAWNQAYQPHPLATPVRLDLLWEKERCVVEIDGPDHRGAAKFAADRQRDVRLQLDGYAVLRFLDVQVLTDTETVIRQIAQFLRSRRRTEG